A window of Acidobacteriota bacterium genomic DNA:
CCTCAGCGTACCAGTCGAAGATGGACGAGAGGTAGAGGACACCCGCACCGGCATCGTAGCGCAGACCGTGCTCGGTGTCCCCCAGGTAGCTTTCCGTCTGCTGCGCCAGTTGTTCTTCCAGGGTCTCGGCCCGGTAGGGTTCCCCCCGCAGCTTGGGGCAACCGGTGGAGGCACAGACCACCGCGAAGTGCATCCGCGAATCCCCCAAGGCCAGGCCTTTTTGTTCGATCTGGTTGAGGGTCAGATCTTCCCCGGCCACGGTGCGATCGTCCTCGTCGAAGAAGCCATCCTCCTGGATGACGCTCTCGATCTCCGGGTACCGGCGCATCACTTCCCAGGCGGTGAAGGCGTTGTAGGCGTTGATCCAGAAGGCGATCTGGCGCTCCCGGGTCGAGTCCTCCGGCCGCGCCGAGGCCAGCCCGTCGAGGTAACGAATCAGATCCTCCGGCGCTTCTTTGAGCCCCGCGTAGTCG
This region includes:
- a CDS encoding DUF547 domain-containing protein, with the protein product MTSWLTTRSPHFLLMILLLLLPGLGACGDSAPVSEVQTQRAESGGEGTDGLDSGEEALPDVEAWGRVLDEFEVDGGLDYAGLKEAPEDLIRYLDGLASARPEDSTRERQIAFWINAYNAFTAWEVMRRYPEIESVIQEDGFFDEDDRTVAGEDLTLNQIEQKGLALGDSRMHFAVVCASTGCPKLRGEPYRAETLEEQLAQQTESYLGDTEHGLRYDAGAGVLYLSSIFDWYAEDFGGDAVAWILPRLPEELANRLRADEPEIRYLDYDWSLNYRPRPAS